Proteins from a single region of Syngnathus scovelli strain Florida chromosome 7, RoL_Ssco_1.2, whole genome shotgun sequence:
- the LOC125972708 gene encoding protein SREK1IP1, which yields MSFNLNDAMGGGEEQITKQDANKDEFSWPWSKKGDDKGDSKAKAGDKKKSSDGKSKSKDGKSGDHKDGKKTGSKDGKKKDHKKEHGSNTSSSSSSSSSSSSSDEG from the exons ATGAGTTTCAATCTTAATGATG CGATGGGCGGTGGTGAGGAGCAAATAACCAAACAAGACGCTAACAAGGACGAGTTTAGCTGGCCTTGGAGCAAGAAGGGTGACGATAag GGTGACAGCAAGGCCAAAGCCGGTGACAAGAAGAAGTCATCGGATGGAAAGAGCAAAAGTAAAGATGGAAAGAGTGGTGACCATAAGGATGGAAAGAAAACGGGATCAAAGGATGGAAAGAAAAAGGATCATAAGAAAGAGCACGGGTCCAacacatcctcctcctcttcctcaagcAGCAGTAGTAGCAGCAGCGACGAG GGCTGA